From the genome of Chanodichthys erythropterus isolate Z2021 chromosome 17, ASM2448905v1, whole genome shotgun sequence:
AGCGGAAACAAACTTCAATAGAGAAGAGATCAGATCCCCTTTATAAAAGAGTcttatttaaaaatgtgcaaTACAGGAGCTTTTCAATGAGTATATTGTCAGTTGCACAATACTTGAAGTTGCACCAACATACTTTTCAAAGGGAAAGTTTAACAAGCCCAACCTGCCCCACAGGCTACAATGTAAAAATGTCTGTCATGTAACTTAAAAATGTGGTaagaaaagtaaacaaaaaaaagtaaatgttaaaacaaaTGTCTGTTATATAACCTAAAAATGTGGTAAGAAATGTAAACAATgtaaatatgcaataataataatacgtggtaatatttaaaacaatctaaCTGCATTAAATTATACAACTAAAGGTAATCTTTAAGGATAAAATCAGGCAGATTTGCTTCATAAAGTTGTGTAATGTGACAACTTTGCACAACTAGTAGCaccaaatacaataaaaaactaCATAACAGTGAAAAAATTACACGCATCAACAGCAACCATAACAAGTGCAAATCTTTAACAGCATAGAAGGATATTTTGATTGCATTAGCACCACGAGGAATTTCTGCTGTTGCTACATcttaaattacatcttaaaCTACATCTTTCACACTcataatgtatttattgtacCCAAGACTGGTGGGCTTATCCCATAACCTAATTCTACTGAAGTGAAGTAGGTTAGTACTTAAGTAGACCATTGTACTGAAATAAGTTATTGCTATGGGTCTGTCTTGTGTTAGCATGAGTGCAGCACTCACAGGTTTCTGATGCGTGAGTCCTGGGGTCTGCTGTCAGTGTCAATCTCTTCATTTCCACTCCTCTCAAACAAAGGGCCGTCTGTCTCATCTCTATATGACAGTGAGACATGGTTAAACACAACATTAATCACTGTATTCTACCAGTATGTTTGTGGCATGTACTCACGTGCTACATTCGCTAACAGGTATGCCGAGCATTTTAGACTTTATGACAGTCCTCTGCTTCTTTATGGCAGAGCGCACTGCATCGAGTAAGAACCCTGGGCATCTCTCATCATTCAGAATTTCCCTAAGGAAACAGAGAAATGTGTGTTCAGATTGAGAAAGGATGTTGTGCTGATATAAAAGGTTAGTATGCGTCACAAAAAAAGGTCAAGGTACGCACATCCAAAGCGTCAAAAAAGATACAAATGATACAAAAAAGATCTGCACACTGTTGTTCTCCTTTTAAATAGAAAAGGTTAAAAGTGGCAACGTTTCGGTCAAAGACCTTCGTCAGGCACACATAGTATGCGTCACAAACACATTTGTCTCACCTTTGGTAATATGCAAGCTCCTCTTTCACCAGAAAGAGATTGGCCTTCAACTCGTTCCTCTCAAAAAGCATATCCCGTACTTCCTGCTTGGTAAAACACGGCCGATTTGGATCCTTCAAGTCAATGATCATCTTATCTGTGAGGTCAATGGCTGAATTGCTCTGAAGGAGGCAAAGGTGAAATTATAGGAGTATGTGAGTCAAATACCATAAATGTCTGACTTGATCACAGTTGATAATATGCAGCTGATtccattttctttatttttaaaaaaaacagaaggCACACATATTGCACGTTACTATAATTTATCATTAAACTCATAACAAAAACAGTGTTGCCTAAATAAGATGTTTAAGAGATTTCATAAGAAACACtcagaattatttttaaattaagttttaaaataataaaaacataaaaaacactttaatataaataatataaagataatttaataataattaaatttaaaataataaatacaaaaaaacagcTCCTTTCTAaaccatttatatttataattatttatattataatatatatatatttttgtaaattattgaaagcttattttatttctgattttaaatattctctgttattgttattaatataaattaattaaaatttatattagaactaaatttaaattaagataaattttgaaaataataaattaaacaaaaacagtttaatctattaatataaatataatttaaaaataattacatataaaataataaatacaaaaaatcaGCTCCGttctaaaacatttatatttataatactttttttgttaattactaaaagcttattttatttctgattttaaatattctctgttattgttattaatataaattaattcaatttaTATTAGaactaaatttaaattaagatcaattttgaaaataataaataacaaaaacagtttaatataaataatataaagataatttaataattacatgtaaaataataaataaaaaacaggtcctttctgaataatttctatttataattatttttttatttatttcatatcaaaatgttttgttaattactaaaagctttttttttctgaatttaaatcATCTATATTAGTCTTTTATTAAGTTAagttaaattaatcaaattaaaataaaatttaggcTATGTACAttatcaattttaaaaaataataaaataaataaaaaaacagtataatgtaaatattaatataaaataatagaattagggctgtcaaacgattaatcgcatccaacataaaagtttgtttacacataatatatgtgtgtgtacagtgtataattattatgtgtatttaaatacacacacatacacatatatatttaagaaatatttgcatgtatatatatttatataatttatattatatataaatatatttttttttcgtaaatatatacatgttatatatttatatatttatatctacataataattatacacagtacacacacacatattatgtgtaaacaaacttttattttgaatggattgcgattaatcgcttgacagccctaaatagaatataatatttacatataaaataataaagttctTTTCTAAATAATACTACAGATCTAGTTCAGCCTATTAAACGTCCTCTTATTTTGCACACTTATTCATTTGCATTTTTTGTTAATTACtaaaagcttttatttatttatgaaagtgaaaaaattttttttttttcaatgtcaGAATTTAATCAAGCATCCAGAAATGTTTGTAAGCTGAATGGGGAGCTGTGCACAAACATGTCCGTTACACTCCTGTAAGGGCAAACATGACCTATATATGCCACATCCAACCAACCAAAGCGGAATTTAGGCCCTGCAGTAGTACATACCAATACCTAAACCCCCCACAAGAGGAACACAGAAGCTTCTGTCTCATTATGTTTTCAGGaaatacaaaaattattaaTACCCACAAACCCACATATAAACCCAATGCAGGACAGCTAATGTGTTAGTAAGAATCATAGTAATATTATCTTGACTAACCTTTTCAGCAGCACTATTCACACTGGCTGTTTCTAGTTGTAAGTTCAGGCGCTCTATCTCTTTCTGTTTCTCACACAGGTCAGCCTCCAGGTCGGTCCTCCTCTCCACTGCGGTCTTCAGCTGAGTCTGTATGATGTTCTGCTTGTGTCTGAGCTCTGCATTTATCTTCATTAGCCGCTCCTGCTGCTCCTGAAGCTgaagaacacacacaaacatgttaAATGACACACGCACTTCTTATCACTCAAACTAATgcataaaatgttgaaaatgtaaaagttaAATTAGCTTAAGAGAAAATCATGAATTTATCTACTATGTGGCACTTGCCTGACCAGTTTTATAACCAAGGCAAGGcgaacataaaacataaaaaggaAAACTATTAACCTCAGCTCCAAACCACAGGTATACGCCTCTGATGTAATTCATGAACAACTACCTGTCAGCCACGACTGTTGACATGCCACTCTTTCATTTCAAATTCAACAAAAGAAACCTTGATGTTGCAATAAGCTAAACTAGTTCTGATGGAAAGACTATAGTCTGTTTTACAGTGGATGAAAAACCTGGTTACCAGCATTCATTTCTATAGGGACAATGAAAGTTTggaaaacaacatttttgaGTATAACAGCCCCTTGTAACCCAAAGATTCCTGGTTCAAAACCTGGTGAGGGCAATTCATGAAATTAAGATTCATTTGAGCAACTCAGGTTATATCAGCACAGTTATATCAGACCCGTACCGCTTCCACCTCCTTGGACATGCTGGATATCTCCTGTACTTTCGCTCTCAACTCATCACGCTGCTTATCCACCACTTCCTTCAGCTTGAGCATCACTTCTCGTTCCTGACGCTGTGTGCGGTCTAGAGAAAAGATGGGGAAACAAATGTATGGTCATATTTTGATGCTCTTAAATAAGAATTACAAAAACTTTGAAAGCAGTTTTAAAGTCTGAATaagtaaaatgaaatataagtaatataatatataaatactatttGTAATAGTGATAGGATAAATGCCTTAGAACATGTGCCTGGTGGTCAACCCCCCAAGGGACTATGGATGAAAATTAGCCAATTTGGCCAAATATGCcacattttacatattttttatgtattattaacGTGTATTGTccccagggcttgacattaactttttttttattcaccaaCCACTGTGGCTAATGATTTTACACAaattactagccactcagcattttcactggccacaattttgacatcgataccatgggggaaaactgctatatagatattttttaatgtcataatccGGTTTTGCTAATTCTGCtgtcattttgacattattttgtgtgtatttgactgtttaagcgcaataagcagcgaaaaagaattcaatttagtactgaggaCTGAGAGGTGACTTTATTTGTGCACGT
Proteins encoded in this window:
- the rilp gene encoding RILP-like protein 1, whose amino-acid sequence is METCVIAVEENQNDIVKTHSCFERTFSSMTVDDVYEIAKLVGSEVEKLIDSYGKSSVEGLVSHIVKVLELLESFAARNQSLKCKEEELLKAFETLQLQQQKKRHVKEVDETSNSCESRDWHQKEKKLNETVEVLQSQVYQLKEENQELLTRLQCTHSKEDRTQRQEREVMLKLKEVVDKQRDELRAKVQEISSMSKEVEALQEQQERLMKINAELRHKQNIIQTQLKTAVERRTDLEADLCEKQKEIERLNLQLETASVNSAAEKSNSAIDLTDKMIIDLKDPNRPCFTKQEVRDMLFERNELKANLFLVKEELAYYQREILNDERCPGFLLDAVRSAIKKQRTVIKSKMLGIPVSECSTDETDGPLFERSGNEEIDTDSRPQDSRIRNLFGFLTRSSLTRSSGSQSSGLPTSSSTWEIIDPDEQEDKEETQTLSSS